From Scomber japonicus isolate fScoJap1 chromosome 22, fScoJap1.pri, whole genome shotgun sequence, one genomic window encodes:
- the haus3 gene encoding HAUS augmin-like complex subunit 3 — protein MLDGGQFVEALGRLGYPDASSLKASEFDWLFDCTPENLHFLRFVCRTLNRSNVLTVEEARAFRELRKSGKPILDEAALGEVLKTIGPSDGSSANILGPASSSSTSSMFAAGEDVSIEDLEAELQALRKEKELKQRRYNRLQVVATSRADVDLRLAAELESSACKLQESNASIGAENADTNNLLQNLTDEVSKLASYLPTQPGANKKEKGENVVLSNPSVHKKPSVLLSQLPLDPYLHQEELNTKTLAAFTQKQFFQGISDIVETSCSERFQVLDLSSCEVEEEDENKREGQEREKRIVDCKRTEMARLQWAHIVAQHQLMQSTAEEKSVKAGLDWLSEKSSHTKSISTSSSLHVREAVSRKELEAVETELDTLLHGPVPATLRESARLLNVPVVRGDLALQLARQDYYTTRQNQVRDYLLRQKASFDLLRLAQEIELRKWKTCVKQLGELNSRLVKEGEGTSLRIEALAHPDLAINSRPNPIISCKDAAFSRLLQILDHDSDQGRSEPFRTYEALDQAACDLASNLQVTRDALAGAGREQLYTTARLHGDCEALHRAMYTEFQQLVLGPQVCPTAITDQELLCPNAQELTAKLMEAESKLQSLQHVLHEIMGDVKTKRAQLERSAPLRRERELYIYFHLDARLLQKVVEDLERKMATKGGQQ, from the exons ATGTTAGACGGTGGCCAGTTTGTGGAGGCCCTGGGCCGTCTCGGTTATCCTGATGCGTCGTCACTGAAGGCCTCCGAGTTTGACTGGCTGTTTGACTGCACTCCGGAGAACCTTCACTTTTTGCGTTTTGTCTGTCGGACACTCAATCGGAGCAATGTCTTGACTGTGGAGGAGGCACGTGCTTTTCGGGAGCTACGCAAGTCCGGCAAACCAATCCTGGATGAAGCAGCCTTGGGCGAGGTGCTTAAAACCATTGGACCTTCAGATGGGAGCAGCGCAAACATCTTGGGGCCCGCCTCCTCTTCTTCTACATCTTCCATGTTTGCAGCAGGGGAGGATGTGAGCATAGAGGATTTGGAGGCAGAGCTTCAGGCACTACGTAAAGAGAAAGAGCTGAAGCAGCGACGGTATAACAGGTTGCAGGTTGTGGCCACCTCCCGTGCAGATGTTGACTTGCGACTCGCTGCGGAGCTGGAGAGCTCTGCATGCAAACTACAGGAGTCCAATGCTTCAATTGGAGCTGAGAATGCTGACACCAACAATCTTTTGCAAAACCTAACAGATGAAGTGAGCAAGCTTGCTTCCTATCTGCCCACTCAACCAGGagctaataaaaaagaaaaaggagaaaacgtGGTCCTGTCAAACCCTTCTGTCCACAAAAAGCCCTCAGTCCTCCTCTCTCAGCTACCCTTGGACCCCTACCTTCATCAAGAGGagctcaacacaaaaacacttgctgccTTCACTCAGAAACAATTCTTTCAGGGCATCTCTGACATTGTGGAAACTTCATGTTCCGAACGCTTCCAAGTCCTGGACCTCAGTTCTTGTGAAGTcgaagaggaagatgaaaatAAACGAGAGGGGCAAGAGAGGGAGAAGCGGATTGTGGATTGCAAAAGGACAGAGATGGCAAGACTCCAGTGGGCTCATATTGTGGCCCAGCATCAGCTGATGCAGTCCACAGCAGAGGAAAAGAGTGTCAAAGCTGGACTGGACTGGCTCTCTGAGAAGTCCTCTCATACTAAG AGCATTTCCACGTCCTCCTCTCTTCATGTGCGCGAGGCTGTTTCCAGGAAGGAGTTGGAAGCAGTGGAGACTGAGCTGGACACTCTGCTCCATGGACCGGTACCAGCTACCCTTAGAGAGTCAGCCAGGCTACTTAATGTGCCAGTGGTGAGGGGGGACCTGGCTCTGCAGCTGGCCAGGCAGGACTACTACACAACTAGACAGAATCAG GTACGTGATTACCTACTTCGCCAGAAGGCATCGTTTGACCTGCTCCGCTTGGCCCAGGAGATTGAGTTAAGGAAGTGGAAGACGTGTGTGAAGCAGCTCGGAGAATTAAACAGCAGACTGGTAAAGGAAGGCGAAGGAACTTCACTCAGGATTGAGGCCCTGGCACATCCTGACTTGGCAATCAACTCAAGGCCCAACCCTATCATCAGCTGCAAGGATGCAGCCTTCAGCAG ACTGCTCCAGATCCTCGACCATGATTCAGACCAAGGTAGATCGGAGCCTTTTCGCACATATGAAGCGTTGGACCAAGCTGCTTGTGACCTTGCAAGCAACCTCCAGGTGACCCGGGATGCGCTGGCTGGGGCCGGCCGCGAACAGCTCTACACAACAGCTCGTCTTCATGGCGACTGCGAGGCGCTCCACAGGGCCATGTACACAGAGTTTCAGCAGCTGGTCTTAGGTCCACAGGTATGTCCAACTGCCATCACTGACCAGGAGCTGCTCTGCCCCAATGCACAG GAGCTGACGGCAAAGCTTATGGAAGCAGAGTCTAAGCTGCAGAGTTTGCAGCATGTACTGCATGAAATCATGGGGGACGTTAAAACCAAGCGCGCTCAGCTGGAACGCAGCGCCCCCCTCAGACGGGAGAGGGAATTGTACATCTATTTCCACTTGGATGCACGACTGCTGCAGAAAGTAGTTGAAGACCTGGAGAGGAAAATGGCCACAAAGGGAGGGCAGCAGTAG